One part of the Pseudoalteromonas ulvae UL12 genome encodes these proteins:
- the tssK gene encoding type VI secretion system baseplate subunit TssK, whose product MDPLKSLFWNQGLFLKPQHFQHLSLQTLAQAHAYSSIKTGIVSGIASLNIDIPSLQNGVVQIHKLEAVLPDGTLLVFPGNCSLNSLSITADLADKNNLISIYIAVCPISIDSNNLSHPNRGIARYVENEAAEVIDLFDTEESTQLTTLNIDTALISENELAKYNHCACIKIAAISSQSGVFCLDTDFIPPVISIASSVVLQDNIKGLKQSLLARFEQLESFSSLKGGQHTELSSASLSTLMALNIVAGFIPQVAHFEECKEQSPQQFYMLLRQLIAQLSLFSRNISVLGESADEGHSIIPFNQNNLTACFSRAFKMASKLLDELTIDPELLIELTQQGESKFVATLPPEFLSHTNRFYLRLRSKDNLETRVDEILEYSKMGADGQVDIYIKRALPGVKLHYLSRKPLGVASAPNSYYFSFDTHSFEWQKVLETTRVGLIWPDGPNDLQIEIIAVKG is encoded by the coding sequence ATGGATCCTTTAAAATCCTTGTTCTGGAATCAAGGCTTATTTCTAAAACCACAGCATTTCCAACATTTATCTTTGCAAACTTTGGCTCAAGCACACGCGTATAGCTCTATCAAAACAGGAATAGTCTCAGGGATCGCAAGCCTTAATATTGATATTCCTTCGTTGCAAAATGGTGTAGTACAAATTCATAAACTAGAGGCTGTTTTACCTGATGGAACCTTATTAGTATTTCCAGGTAACTGCTCATTAAACTCTTTATCAATTACTGCCGATTTAGCGGACAAAAATAATCTTATATCGATTTATATCGCAGTTTGCCCTATCTCAATCGATAGCAATAATTTAAGTCACCCTAATCGTGGTATTGCTCGGTATGTCGAAAATGAAGCAGCTGAAGTGATTGATTTATTTGATACAGAAGAGTCAACACAACTGACAACCCTCAACATTGATACGGCACTTATCAGTGAGAATGAGCTTGCCAAATATAACCATTGTGCATGCATAAAAATTGCCGCAATATCGAGCCAATCTGGCGTGTTTTGCTTAGATACAGATTTCATCCCACCCGTAATATCCATCGCGTCTTCGGTTGTTTTACAAGATAACATTAAAGGGCTCAAACAAAGTTTGTTAGCTCGCTTTGAACAGCTTGAAAGTTTTAGTTCCCTAAAAGGTGGTCAGCATACTGAACTTTCAAGTGCTAGTTTATCGACATTGATGGCACTGAATATAGTTGCGGGCTTTATACCTCAAGTCGCCCATTTTGAAGAGTGTAAAGAGCAATCTCCACAACAGTTTTACATGCTGTTACGTCAACTTATTGCTCAGTTAAGTTTATTTTCTAGGAATATTTCTGTACTTGGAGAAAGTGCTGATGAAGGGCATTCCATTATTCCATTCAATCAAAATAACCTCACAGCTTGTTTTTCTAGAGCTTTTAAAATGGCGAGTAAGTTGCTCGATGAATTAACCATTGATCCTGAATTACTCATTGAATTAACACAACAAGGTGAATCGAAATTTGTAGCGACTTTACCACCTGAGTTTTTATCTCATACAAACCGGTTTTATCTAAGATTAAGAAGTAAAGATAACCTCGAGACACGAGTTGATGAGATTTTGGAATACTCAAAAATGGGTGCTGATGGCCAAGTTGATATTTACATTAAAAGGGCCTTGCCTGGGGTTAAACTTCACTATTTATCAAGAAAACCTTTAGGTGTCGCCAGTGCACCCAATAGCTATTATTTTTCATTTGATACGCATAGTTTTGAGTGGCAGAAGGTATTAGAAACTACTCGTGTTGGTTTGATTTGGCCTGATGGTCCAAATGATCTTCAAATAGAAATTATTGCGGTCAAGGGGTAA
- the icmH gene encoding type IVB secretion system protein IcmH/DotU — protein sequence MKLIDAFIPIFSELSTLDQKLEEDSSLDIEMLSDQLSQQIAHSKNTLLAEGFEIDDFDKALFALCALIDEKVMNSQWASRERWAKNTLQKQYFKSQTAGTVFFETLDQLNEFNEVEQNIREVYLYCLAFGFTGCYFDVGQRSRLDEIIHANFKLLNTQSELSLFCHKVPQKRQLLDDNLLFSQFKDEVWVWGPIAFVLISYLLFRSEYLTSLSQLINQL from the coding sequence ATGAAATTAATCGACGCATTTATTCCTATTTTTTCAGAACTGTCCACTCTTGATCAGAAGCTCGAAGAAGACTCATCTTTGGATATCGAGATGTTATCAGATCAATTGTCTCAACAGATAGCCCATAGCAAAAACACTTTGTTGGCTGAAGGCTTTGAGATTGACGATTTTGATAAAGCCTTATTTGCATTATGTGCCCTTATTGATGAAAAAGTAATGAACTCACAATGGGCCTCTCGTGAACGTTGGGCTAAAAACACACTCCAGAAACAATATTTTAAGAGTCAAACTGCAGGGACTGTTTTTTTTGAAACATTAGATCAGCTAAATGAGTTTAATGAAGTCGAGCAAAATATTCGTGAGGTTTATTTGTACTGTTTAGCCTTTGGTTTTACAGGTTGTTATTTTGATGTGGGTCAGCGGAGCCGTTTAGACGAAATTATTCATGCAAACTTTAAACTCTTAAATACACAATCAGAGTTGAGTTTATTTTGCCACAAAGTGCCACAAAAAAGGCAACTCTTGGACGACAACCTGCTATTTAGTCAGTTTAAAGATGAAGTATGGGTATGGGGTCCCATTGCTTTTGTTTTAATCAGTTATTTGTTGTTTAGAAGTGAGTATTTAACTTCATTATCTCAGTTAATCAATCAGCTATAA
- the tssB gene encoding type VI secretion system contractile sheath small subunit: protein MASRSKGVGSVAPKERINISYRPATGAAKEGIELPFKVLVLGDFTQTKDSETTESRKLINVNSHNFDDVMEELNLKVNFSVPNKMISDSDEVIEISLDINKLKDFEPDQIIEQVDELKKILELREALKSLKGPLGNSPQMRRQIQRLLADESSRNELKKEIGLVQ from the coding sequence ATGGCATCTCGTTCTAAAGGTGTTGGTTCAGTTGCTCCAAAAGAGCGAATTAACATATCTTATCGACCAGCGACAGGTGCTGCAAAGGAAGGCATCGAACTTCCCTTTAAAGTACTTGTTCTGGGGGATTTTACTCAAACCAAAGATTCAGAAACCACAGAATCACGTAAGCTGATTAATGTTAACAGCCACAATTTTGACGATGTCATGGAAGAGTTAAACCTCAAGGTCAATTTCAGTGTACCAAACAAGATGATTTCAGACTCAGATGAAGTGATAGAAATCTCGCTTGATATCAATAAATTAAAAGACTTTGAACCGGATCAGATTATTGAGCAGGTAGATGAGTTAAAAAAAATCCTCGAATTAAGAGAAGCCTTAAAGTCTCTCAAAGGGCCTCTTGGTAACTCTCCTCAAATGCGTCGTCAAATTCAACGTCTGTTGGCCGATGAATCGTCGCGAAATGAGCTAAAAAAAGAAATTGGCTTAGTTCAATAA
- the tssC gene encoding type VI secretion system contractile sheath large subunit, translating into MATTATATNSSLIDGILAFSKIPDDEISYSIASTGMHSLLTRIFEQESDTSELRVDKRYVEQLIDELDRKLSLQMDEILHHQTFQSLEAPWRSLKFLIDRTEFGENIKVEILSVDQEELLTDFEDAADITESGLYRKVYTDAFGQFGGNPYGVIIGDYSLTHGNSDVTLMSHLASLAAMNHAPFIAAADPSFFCIKDYAEIPDLKQIEAMFEGPQYIKWRQFRDSDDARNVGLAMPRFMLRPTYGENIPVRSFNYHEGITSQNQYLWGNAAFAYATKLTDSFARYRWCPNIIGPQSGGEVKDLSINLVDDSGTAKVVGPVEVQLSDRKEFELSELGFIPFTLRKDSDSAVFFSSNSVQMPKKFSNDDEGRQAELNYKLGTQLPYLFIVNRLAHYIKVLQRENLGSWKSRSDLEMELNKWIRQYVADQDNPSPATRSQRPLRKALLTVTEVDTEAGWYEVSMEVTPHFKFMGANFTLSLTSMLERG; encoded by the coding sequence ATGGCAACAACAGCAACGGCAACAAATTCGTCACTGATTGATGGGATACTCGCGTTTAGCAAAATTCCAGATGACGAAATCAGTTATTCAATCGCTTCAACTGGCATGCACTCATTATTAACCCGCATTTTTGAGCAAGAATCCGATACCAGTGAATTACGCGTAGACAAACGATATGTAGAGCAATTGATTGATGAGCTCGATCGAAAGCTAAGTCTGCAAATGGATGAAATACTCCATCATCAGACATTTCAGTCACTTGAAGCCCCTTGGCGAAGTTTAAAATTTCTTATTGACCGCACTGAGTTTGGTGAAAACATTAAAGTCGAGATCCTCTCTGTCGATCAGGAAGAACTCTTAACTGATTTTGAAGACGCCGCAGATATCACCGAAAGTGGTTTATATCGCAAAGTGTACACAGACGCATTTGGACAATTTGGTGGTAATCCATATGGAGTCATTATAGGCGACTACAGCCTAACGCATGGTAATAGTGATGTCACACTGATGAGCCATCTGGCAAGCCTCGCAGCGATGAATCACGCACCCTTTATTGCTGCCGCTGATCCGAGCTTTTTTTGTATCAAAGATTACGCTGAAATTCCTGATTTAAAGCAAATTGAGGCTATGTTTGAAGGGCCGCAATACATTAAATGGCGCCAATTTAGAGATTCTGATGATGCACGAAATGTGGGTTTGGCGATGCCAAGATTTATGCTCAGACCAACTTATGGCGAAAATATACCCGTAAGAAGTTTTAATTATCACGAAGGTATTACAAGTCAAAATCAATACCTTTGGGGCAATGCGGCCTTTGCATATGCGACTAAGCTAACCGACAGCTTTGCACGTTACCGTTGGTGTCCAAATATTATCGGCCCTCAATCGGGTGGTGAAGTAAAAGATTTGTCTATCAACTTAGTTGATGACAGCGGCACAGCAAAAGTCGTCGGGCCGGTTGAAGTTCAATTATCCGATCGCAAAGAATTTGAATTATCAGAGCTTGGCTTTATTCCTTTTACACTTCGAAAAGATTCAGATAGTGCAGTGTTTTTCTCGTCTAATTCGGTACAAATGCCGAAGAAGTTTAGTAATGATGATGAAGGTAGACAAGCCGAACTCAATTACAAACTGGGCACACAATTGCCGTATTTATTTATTGTCAATCGCTTAGCTCACTACATCAAAGTATTGCAAAGGGAAAATTTAGGAAGCTGGAAAAGTCGAAGCGACCTAGAAATGGAACTTAATAAATGGATACGCCAATACGTTGCAGATCAAGACAATCCTTCCCCTGCAACCCGTAGCCAACGACCACTCAGAAAGGCTTTGTTAACAGTTACTGAAGTTGATACTGAAGCTGGCTGGTATGAAGTTTCAATGGAAGTGACGCCTCACTTTAAGTTCATGGGCGCGAACTTTACCTTGTCGCTAACCAGTATGCTTGAGCGTGGTTAA
- a CDS encoding MFS transporter, with translation MTDQAATITQTTQQSFGLSLFSNVASSFIASTAMGMLAILVPVHLANLSFSDSTIGNALAFETIASLMICLLLPNMLRRLGLTVGLLLSGLIRVPTIIIFPYFSTLDILIPTVFLHGIGCYALLILLQTWVNSIPFKKNKGLMIAIYSTSISVGLALGPVIVNFLKENPDILANFSTSVLNIASPLIGHEPVVDNASEFVVAALLSAIALLPTLFLIHVIPTVGFSGNATIWQTIVNCKGAMYSIAMAGVSQFGVAAFITIYGMKNGLSLHDASLLLTSFMIGSLVLEVPIAWLSDYFDRRYFIVWCSFASMVCAVYLPIAIYTPLQAWILVFIWGGVIAGIYSVSLALVGEKYPDDDEAVAANAGYSLMESIGGTLGIVAIGFSMEKLGTDGMPYVIMFASILYFSFALTRYRIE, from the coding sequence ATGACAGATCAAGCAGCGACAATCACACAAACGACACAACAATCTTTTGGATTAAGCCTTTTTTCCAACGTTGCCAGCTCATTTATAGCAAGTACAGCAATGGGTATGCTCGCGATACTCGTGCCTGTTCATTTAGCAAATTTGAGTTTTTCTGACTCAACTATCGGTAATGCGCTAGCATTTGAAACCATTGCATCATTAATGATTTGCTTGCTTTTACCAAATATGTTGAGGCGACTCGGGCTCACTGTCGGTTTGTTACTTTCAGGACTAATAAGAGTACCTACAATTATTATTTTTCCTTATTTTTCAACACTGGATATATTAATTCCGACAGTTTTTTTGCATGGCATAGGCTGCTATGCATTGCTTATATTATTACAAACTTGGGTTAACTCGATTCCATTTAAAAAGAATAAGGGATTAATGATTGCCATTTACAGCACGTCGATTTCTGTTGGATTGGCGCTTGGGCCCGTGATTGTTAACTTTTTAAAAGAAAACCCAGACATACTCGCTAATTTTTCGACAAGCGTTCTCAATATAGCTTCTCCTTTAATTGGTCACGAACCGGTTGTTGATAATGCTTCAGAATTTGTAGTTGCAGCGCTATTAAGTGCAATAGCGTTATTACCCACATTGTTTCTGATCCATGTTATTCCTACCGTTGGCTTTTCTGGTAATGCAACAATCTGGCAAACCATAGTCAATTGTAAAGGTGCTATGTACTCAATCGCTATGGCTGGAGTGTCACAATTTGGTGTGGCTGCATTTATAACAATCTATGGCATGAAAAATGGCTTAAGTTTGCATGATGCCAGTTTATTATTAACCTCTTTCATGATCGGCTCATTAGTTTTAGAAGTGCCGATCGCTTGGCTTTCCGATTATTTTGACCGTCGATATTTTATTGTCTGGTGCTCATTTGCCAGTATGGTCTGCGCTGTTTATTTACCGATTGCTATCTACACTCCTTTACAGGCTTGGATCTTAGTCTTTATTTGGGGTGGGGTTATTGCTGGGATATATTCAGTGTCTCTGGCACTGGTTGGTGAAAAGTACCCAGATGATGATGAAGCTGTTGCAGCTAATGCGGGCTATTCACTCATGGAAAGCATAGGTGGAACTTTGGGCATTGTTGCTATTGGTTTTTCGATGGAAAAACTCGGCACCGATGGAATGCCGTATGTGATTATGTTTGCGAGTATTTTGTATTTTTCTTTTGCCTTAACACGATACCGAATTGAGTAA
- the tssD gene encoding type VI secretion system tube protein TssD codes for MPTEIYMTINDPEGCLTEESCSKESIGSFFKSDHEEEALVLAYNHKVSVPTNSLTGQVTGTRKHEYLEVTKFIDKSSPLLLNSVTSPSELEVILRFFRTPDETSAGEPVEYYNITLQRAKIVSINTISPNILIPENDGLMPFENVIFTYGQIQADHVVCGTTAIDDWSGEGE; via the coding sequence ATGCCTACAGAAATTTATATGACTATCAATGATCCTGAAGGATGTCTAACAGAAGAGTCTTGCTCTAAAGAAAGCATAGGGTCATTTTTTAAATCAGATCATGAGGAAGAAGCATTAGTGCTTGCTTACAATCATAAAGTGTCAGTGCCTACTAACTCCCTAACAGGTCAAGTAACTGGGACGCGAAAGCACGAATACCTTGAAGTTACCAAGTTTATAGATAAAAGCTCACCGCTATTATTAAACTCTGTTACTTCTCCCTCTGAGCTCGAAGTAATTCTGAGATTTTTTAGAACGCCTGATGAAACGAGCGCGGGTGAGCCTGTAGAGTATTACAATATTACTCTACAGCGTGCGAAAATTGTTAGTATCAATACGATTTCACCAAATATCTTGATTCCTGAAAATGATGGATTAATGCCGTTTGAAAATGTCATTTTTACCTATGGTCAAATCCAAGCGGATCATGTTGTGTGTGGTACTACAGCAATTGATGATTGGTCAGGTGAAGGTGAATAA
- a CDS encoding type III PLP-dependent enzyme — protein sequence MYLSDKLIDFASQDIATPALIVDLDIVERQYLKLYSALSFVHCYYSVKSNPAIELLKRLVKLGSKFEAASINEIIYCLEAGADPKNIHFGNTIKKTEDIARAHALGITSFAFDCEQELLKIAEHAPHSNVVCRLKNDGKGAHWGLCNKFGCSPAQSFELLVLAQSLNINPYGLSFHVGSQQKDPQAWSRALEDVKSIFSDLQQVGIELALVNLGGGYPASGYLTDDDQSINYDFDAFAQEIKDAIDALFTTSKTKLKFMCEPGRFIVAQAGVVKTKIILRSTRLLNDQELTWLYMDVGKFNGLFEATDIKYPLYEFQSTCSERVPTILTGPTCDSSDMLTYKNHIHHLSNQLDIGQSILFCCAGAYSNSYVCRGFNGFEPLSEFYI from the coding sequence ATGTATTTATCTGATAAACTGATCGATTTTGCTTCGCAGGACATTGCGACTCCCGCTCTCATTGTTGATTTGGACATTGTGGAACGCCAGTACCTTAAGCTTTATTCTGCTTTATCATTTGTACATTGTTATTATTCAGTAAAATCTAACCCAGCAATTGAACTACTTAAAAGATTAGTCAAACTTGGTAGTAAATTTGAGGCCGCGAGTATTAATGAAATTATCTATTGCCTTGAAGCAGGAGCTGATCCTAAAAATATCCACTTCGGTAATACCATAAAAAAAACTGAGGACATCGCACGTGCCCATGCCCTAGGAATTACCAGTTTTGCATTTGATTGCGAGCAGGAATTGCTAAAAATTGCCGAACATGCCCCCCATTCAAACGTAGTGTGTCGTTTAAAAAACGATGGTAAAGGTGCTCATTGGGGTTTATGCAATAAATTTGGCTGTTCACCAGCACAATCGTTTGAATTACTGGTGTTAGCGCAATCGCTGAATATTAATCCATATGGTTTATCGTTTCATGTTGGTTCCCAACAAAAAGATCCTCAAGCATGGTCAAGAGCTCTTGAGGACGTCAAGTCTATTTTCTCAGATCTGCAACAAGTGGGGATTGAATTAGCTTTGGTTAATTTGGGAGGCGGATATCCAGCATCGGGCTATTTAACGGACGACGATCAATCCATAAATTATGATTTTGATGCATTTGCCCAAGAAATCAAAGACGCCATCGACGCTCTTTTTACAACGAGTAAAACAAAACTTAAATTTATGTGCGAGCCAGGGCGCTTTATCGTTGCGCAGGCAGGTGTGGTAAAAACAAAAATCATCTTACGCTCTACCCGCCTACTCAACGATCAAGAATTAACTTGGTTATATATGGATGTTGGTAAGTTTAATGGCCTGTTTGAAGCGACAGACATTAAATATCCGCTGTATGAATTTCAAAGCACTTGCAGTGAGCGCGTCCCCACGATTTTAACCGGACCAACTTGCGACAGTAGTGACATGCTCACTTACAAAAACCATATTCATCATTTAAGTAATCAATTAGATATTGGCCAGAGCATTTTGTTTTGCTGTGCTGGCGCCTACAGTAATAGCTATGTCTGCCGAGGGTTTAATGGGTTCGAACCTCTATCAGAATTTTATATATAA
- a CDS encoding PDC sensor domain-containing protein has translation METTQLKGKEYRIFPLFEALFIGFSVFFAIFFTTYFIYHHALNAQKGEIKEGLLRTAQVVATFIDGDQHKLFTDPNQEHTDSYKTSIRPFEAALKADRSIKYLYTAIIRDNKVYFILDPTPEGDADGDGVDDKAHIMDEYTEASAEIIQALKHQKVVVSEQPYSDRWGSFVSGYIPFYDSKGDFSGVLGIDIEAKNYFERLAPIKRATTRTMVAGFFIAFLIGSVVWFTRNFGLVVNEKRLAAYEKFMAEQNEKSE, from the coding sequence ATGGAAACAACACAGTTAAAAGGAAAAGAGTATAGAATATTTCCTTTATTCGAAGCCCTTTTCATTGGATTTTCTGTCTTTTTTGCAATCTTTTTTACTACCTATTTTATCTATCATCACGCATTAAATGCGCAAAAAGGCGAAATTAAAGAAGGGTTATTACGTACAGCTCAGGTGGTTGCTACATTTATTGATGGCGATCAACACAAACTCTTTACCGATCCAAATCAAGAACACACTGATTCTTATAAAACCTCTATTCGCCCCTTTGAAGCGGCGCTCAAAGCAGATCGTTCAATTAAGTATTTATATACCGCAATTATCCGAGACAACAAAGTGTACTTCATTCTCGACCCGACTCCCGAAGGAGATGCTGATGGCGATGGTGTCGATGACAAGGCGCATATTATGGATGAATACACCGAAGCGAGTGCAGAAATAATACAAGCACTCAAACACCAGAAAGTTGTTGTATCAGAGCAGCCATATTCTGACCGATGGGGCTCGTTTGTGAGCGGTTATATCCCATTTTATGATTCTAAAGGGGATTTTTCAGGCGTACTCGGTATTGATATTGAAGCTAAAAACTATTTTGAGCGGCTTGCACCTATCAAGCGTGCAACAACCCGTACCATGGTTGCTGGTTTTTTTATTGCTTTTTTAATTGGTTCTGTCGTTTGGTTTACTCGAAACTTTGGCTTAGTTGTCAATGAAAAGCGCCTTGCAGCTTATGAGAAATTTATGGCGGAACAAAATGAAAAATCAGAATAA
- a CDS encoding response regulator transcription factor, whose protein sequence is MKKILIIEDNLSELSRVNDALHFSYSEISIIHFSSFIGVNKVLKNNVFDIILFSFSQVSSTKLNKINLIKSYQPSAILIVLSIFDNSETITEMLSLGADGYILQNESYNHLVRLFRDLELGIPAMSPQVLKNLIASLRNKPNKVLSDNLTKRENDVLIQVTKGLSNKEIARILNISSFTVADHIKSLFCKLQLSSRGAVIAYGLNKQQQIH, encoded by the coding sequence ATGAAAAAGATTTTAATTATTGAAGATAATCTTTCTGAATTATCCAGAGTTAATGATGCCTTACATTTTTCATACTCAGAAATCAGCATTATTCATTTCTCTAGCTTTATAGGTGTAAATAAGGTTTTAAAAAACAACGTTTTTGACATTATATTATTTAGCTTTTCCCAAGTATCGTCCACTAAATTGAATAAGATTAACTTAATAAAATCTTACCAACCCAGTGCAATATTAATTGTATTAAGTATTTTTGATAATTCTGAAACCATCACTGAAATGCTATCACTTGGCGCTGATGGTTATATTTTACAAAATGAGAGTTACAATCATTTAGTTAGGTTATTTAGAGATCTTGAGCTTGGTATTCCGGCAATGTCACCTCAAGTTTTGAAAAATCTAATTGCCTCACTTAGAAATAAACCAAATAAAGTGCTCTCAGATAACCTTACAAAAAGGGAAAATGACGTTTTAATTCAAGTTACTAAGGGTTTATCAAATAAAGAAATTGCACGAATACTGAATATTTCGTCATTCACTGTCGCCGACCATATCAAATCGCTATTTTGTAAATTGCAACTATCATCAAGAGGCGCAGTGATTGCTTATGGTCTAAATAAACAGCAACAAATTCATTAA
- a CDS encoding type VI secretion lipoprotein TssJ — translation MIIKLLSLQRLILLLLMIVSLTGCSSIPFFGDDAAAGNVSQTVAYADPTQKDHWLENAKAWRNWDINHPNNQLVEWVYNEAALIITLSASSELNSFNDLAHMTQIRVIQLSDITGLTTLLKTQDGVRTAMVEPLEMLPNAISIDTVNLAPNQTYTIELARQQDAKFIALVAGFAQSQPQQSVRIITIPVITISPPEVEKSWFDTLTFGLFSEDSEPEPDIIRPAKLKIDSKLGENEFEKFVAKAF, via the coding sequence ATGATAATTAAACTATTGAGTTTGCAACGGCTTATATTACTTTTGTTGATGATTGTTTCGTTAACTGGTTGCAGTAGCATTCCTTTTTTTGGTGATGATGCAGCTGCAGGTAATGTAAGCCAAACTGTTGCTTACGCGGATCCAACCCAAAAAGACCATTGGCTTGAAAATGCTAAGGCTTGGCGGAACTGGGACATAAATCATCCGAATAATCAATTGGTTGAATGGGTATATAATGAAGCTGCACTCATTATTACTTTATCTGCAAGCAGTGAACTCAATAGTTTTAATGATCTCGCTCATATGACACAAATTAGAGTGATCCAACTAAGTGATATCACAGGCTTAACGACGTTACTAAAAACTCAAGATGGGGTGCGAACTGCGATGGTTGAACCTTTAGAAATGCTGCCCAATGCTATATCTATCGATACTGTTAATTTAGCGCCAAACCAAACATACACCATTGAGCTTGCGCGTCAGCAAGATGCAAAATTTATTGCTCTTGTTGCTGGATTTGCTCAATCGCAGCCGCAGCAATCGGTCAGAATAATTACGATACCAGTGATTACTATCAGTCCCCCAGAGGTAGAAAAATCGTGGTTTGATACTCTCACTTTTGGTTTGTTTTCAGAGGACTCAGAGCCAGAACCAGACATAATACGACCAGCAAAACTTAAAATTGACAGTAAATTAGGTGAAAACGAATTTGAGAAGTTTGTAGCTAAAGCATTTTAA